The Blattabacterium sp. (Blatta orientalis) str. Tarazona genome contains the following window.
AGGAAAATAATAGGAAGTATCTGAACAAAAAGCATAAGATAAGATTTTTGGAGGATCCAATGTGAGTTGATAATTCGGAATGATTCTCCCTTCTTTGGTTCTAAAATCTTTTCCAAGTTGTAAATTCTTATAATCTTCTATTTTAATAGAAGAAATTTTTTTTATCTCCTTCATATTTAATTTTCTATGACAAGGTTTTTCTTTGAAAAGAAAACCATTAGTGTAAATTCTATGTTTTAATGGAATGGTATAAACTTCTACTTTTTCAGTTTCCATAATTTTTTCCAATTTTTTAGAAGATAATTCAATATGATCAATACAGAATTTTAATCGTGTATATGACCATTTAAAATGAACATCTATAATTTCTTTTAACCCTTTTGGGGCGTAAATATATACTGATTTCTCTCTTCCTAGTAAATGAAAAGTAGAAAGCAAACCAATTAATCCAAAAAAATGATCTCCATGTAAATGAGATATGAATATGTGTACTATTTTGTTAAATTTTATTTTCGCTTTTCTTAATTGAACTTGTGTTCCTTCTCCACAATCAATAAGAAAAAAAGCTCCTTTCATCTCTAATATTTGAGCTGTAGGATAAAATTTTTCCGTTGGAATTGAGGAATGACACCCCAAAATTGTTAATGAAGTTTTATCCATTATAGGTGATGATGATTCATGAATTTCATGAGTTTTTTAAAAGCTTTTATTCTATGACTGATCTTGTTTTTTTGATGAATGTTTATTTGAGATAAAGTCCTTTTATGTTTATCTGGAATAAATATAGGATCATATCCAAAACCTTTTTTTCCAATAATTTTTTCAGAGATGTGTCCGGTTAATTTTCCTTCAAAAAATAATTTTTTCTTCATTTTTTTTAAACAAAAAACACAAAAAAGTTCTGCTTTTCTGGATGAATTTTTTTTTATACTAAGAAGCAATTTTTCTAGACTGTTTTCTTTTTGAAGATATCTAGAGGAATAGATACCTGGAGCTCCATTTAAACATTCTATTTTCAATCCAGAATCTTCTGAAAAGCAAGGAATATGTGTTTTTTGAAAAAAAAATTCTGCTTTAATTAAAGCGTTTTCTTGAAAAGAATTTCCATTCTCTTTAATGGAATATGGAAATAGAATATCTTTTAAGGATAAAATATTCAATTGATTAGCATTAGAATAAAGAAAAGATTTTATTTCTCTTTCTTTAAAAAAACTTCTTGTAACAAAAACAATTTTTTTCATTCTTTTCTTCTTTTTTAAAAAGAAAAACGCAACCCATAATTATGATAAAACTAATTATCAAAATTAACCAAAAATTAAAATTTATTTTTTTTGAAAGGTCTTCTTCATTTTTCATGAAAAAAAACACAGTAAATATGGCAAAAGCATTGTTGAAAACATGTAATAATATGCAGTCTATTATAGAAGAGGTAGTGAAATAAATAAACCCGATGAAACTTCCAATAAGAATCCCTC
Protein-coding sequences here:
- the rdgB gene encoding RdgB/HAM1 family non-canonical purine NTP pyrophosphatase gives rise to the protein MKKIVFVTRSFFKEREIKSFLYSNANQLNILSLKDILFPYSIKENGNSFQENALIKAEFFFQKTHIPCFSEDSGLKIECLNGAPGIYSSRYLQKENSLEKLLLSIKKNSSRKAELFCVFCLKKMKKKLFFEGKLTGHISEKIIGKKGFGYDPIFIPDKHKRTLSQINIHQKNKISHRIKAFKKLMKFMNHHHL
- a CDS encoding CPBP family intramembrane glutamic endopeptidase, giving the protein MTSLVPKDGPLLGNMYKEIEDFLKEESKNTIPFFSTTVLLAPICEEVLFRGIILNGMLKNKIHPIKAILFSSFLFGITHMNPWQFLGGILIGSFIGFIYFTTSSIIDCILLHVFNNAFAIFTVFFFMKNEEDLSKKINFNFWLILIISFIIIMGCVFLFKKEEKNEKNCFCYKKFF
- a CDS encoding ribonuclease Z, which encodes MDKTSLTILGCHSSIPTEKFYPTAQILEMKGAFFLIDCGEGTQVQLRKAKIKFNKIVHIFISHLHGDHFFGLIGLLSTFHLLGREKSVYIYAPKGLKEIIDVHFKWSYTRLKFCIDHIELSSKKLEKIMETEKVEVYTIPLKHRIYTNGFLFKEKPCHRKLNMKEIKKISSIKIEDYKNLQLGKDFRTKEGRIIPNYQLTLDPPKILSYAFCSDTSYYFPIIEQIKYVDLLYHESTFLKKEEDRAIKTGHSTANQAACIAKKAQVKKLLLGHYSNRFPNFKAFEEEAKEIFDNVEASEPLKTYYLDE